GTTGGCGGGCGTGGCCAGGCCGTACACGCCCGTGCCGTTAGTGCTGCTGCTCTCGCCCCACACGCCATAGGTCAAGCCGGTGGGAGAGTTCGCCCAGGCGTACACCCCCGCGCCGTTGGTGCTGGCGCTGCGGGCCGACAGACCGTAGGCAATGTCGCTGGCCGCCGTGTTGTCGAGAGACAGACCGTGACCACCCGTGGCGCCGGTCCACGTCTCGCCCCAGTGAGTATGGCCGGCGGTGTAGGCGCCGGTCGAGTTCCAGTGGCCGGCCGTGCGCTGGACATCCAGGATGTCAACGTCACTATCCTGATCTACATCACAGCCGGAGGCATAGCCGCCGCCCGGCGGGCACGCGGCCACGGCGGGGCCATCCGGCATCTCCTGCGCGCTGGCCGGCCCCATCGCCAGCGCAAGGAATATCAGCACCACTACCAGGGCAGTCACACGAACGATAGAAATCATGACGCATACCTCCTGAATGTTGTTGCGCACATGTTCTTGAACTCCACCAGTTCGCCAACATCCATGCCGTTGATATCGCGTGACCCGTCACCCATAAGGTTGCACCCATGTCCAGCACTCCCTGTAGCTCAGATATAAATACGGTGAACTCTATTCACCGGGCTGATCTCAATCAGCCAGGAGCGCCTCCGCTGCGAGGATGCCGGCCATCGCGGATCGCGCCACGCTGTAGCCGGGATAGGTGGTCTGCCCGGACTGGTACAAGCCGCGAAGGGGGGTGCGATGCGGGAAGTGATTCCACGGCGCGACCTCCGGCGACAGGCCGTAGACCGCTCCGCGGTACAGGTTCAGGTTGTCCCGAAAATCCTTCGGGCTGACCAGGCGTTTGACGGCGATGTCCAGCGTGTGGACGCGGCCGAGGGCCTCCACCGCCCTGGCGAGAACGGCTTCCTTGCGCTCCTCGCTCCAGGCGTCGACGGGAAGATCGCGGCGCACGGGAGGATACAGCTCGATCACGCTCCCGCCCGCCGGCGCCAGCTCGGGCAGCGTCACCGTGGGCGCATCGTACACCAGCCACTTGACGCCGTCGTCGCAGGGGGTGAACACCTCGCCTTGTCGCTCCATCGGCGGCAGGAAGCAGTGGGAATGGCTGGGCGCGTCGATTCTGTTGCGCAGGCCGAGCTGCACCGAAAACGCGCTGTGCGACAGCTTCGCCTCGCGCGCCATGCGCTGCAAACGGCGCGGCGAGTCGGCGTCGCCCAGCAGCGCCGAAGGTCAGCATCCCGCTGACGGTCGAGATGACCGCGTCCACGTCGACCGGACCCTGCCCGCGGATCTCCAGCCCGCGCACGCGCCCATCGCTGACGACGATCCTGTCCACCCTCGCGTTCACATGGATTTCCCCGCCGTGAGCCAGCAGCGCCCGGCTGAGCGCCTCGGGCACGCTGCCCATGCCGCCTTCGGGCAGGTGAAAGCCGTCGCTGAAGAGGGTCACCAGGCCCAACACCCCAATCGCGGGCTGTCTCTCCGGGGGCAGGCCCGTATACAGCAGAACGCCCGCCATCGCCGCGCGCACCGAGTCGTCGCTGAAGAGCCGCTTCAGTTCGTCCGCCACCGTCCCGCGGAACTTGGGCAGATGCCTCCAGCCCCTGGCAAGGATGCGCCGAAACGACAGCGGGTGGGCCAGGATGTCCTCGGTGAGCAGACGCAGAGCCGGCTCCCATCGGCTCATCATGGCGTCCAGTTCTTGTTTCAGGACGGCTTCGTTCACCGTCCCCGTGCGCTTTTCGACGGTCACGCGCAAGCCGTCGCCAAACGTGACCACGTCGCCGTTGGGCAGAACCGTCGTCTGCGGCGCGCTGATCTTGCGCAGCGGCAGAGCGGACGGGCGATCCAGTCCGATCCTGGCAAAGACGTGGTCCAGCATGGTGGGCAAGGCGAGATAGAGCGCGCCGTCGTTGAACGTGTACCCGTCGACGGTGGTCGTCGCACAGCAGCCGCCGATCTTGCCGTTGGCCTCGAAGAGCTTGACCTTGATTCCGCTGCGCGCGAGCAGTCCGCCCGCCGCCAGCCCTGCCACGCCCCCGCCGATGATTGCTACTGTCCCGACTGATGTCATGAAGTCTTCCTTTGCTCACTCTGGCAGGAGCGACTGCATCTGTTTGGAGATGAACCTCGCCGCGCCTGGAACTGAAGCGGGCAGCGCTTCCACCGCCGAACGGTCGGCGATGTTGGCGATGTGCAGCGACAGCCTCTCGGTTTTCTCACCGGCAAGCGCAGCCGTTTCTTGCAGCCCTGCCTCGTTGATGTCCACCGCGGCGACGCGCGCGCCTTTGTCGAGCAGGCGCAGAACCAGCTCGCGCCCAATGCCGTTTCCGCCGCCGGTGACGACGATGGCCTTGTGTTGGACTTTCATGAAGTTTGCTCCCTGTGATCACTGTGATCAACAGGTCGCTCATCCGCACCATTGCGACACCAGTGCGAACCAGGACACGTAGCCGCACATGCCCAGCGCGGCGCCAGCGGCCAGCGCACCGACCCACCATGGCCAGCGTTTGTTCAGCCCGAACAAGATGGCGGCGACGACGACGCCCAAAGCCATGACGGCGGGCGCAGCCATGAGCAGGGACACGCTGGCGTCGTTGCCGACCTCACTGCACGAATCCGCGCCGAACGCTATCAGCAGGAGGCCGAAATAACCGATGCCGACGACGACCACGAGCAGAACCAGCGCCAGGACAATGGCGAGAATCCAACGAACCAGTGGGGACATTTGATGGCCTTGGGGACATTTGATGGCCTCCTTGATGGAAGCACCTTGTTGCTTCAACCGGGTATCCGCACTCACGCGCGCGTCACGATCTGATGGATATGCGGCCACAGGATATCGATCCGCGTCCCGCCCTCGAGATGCCCTCCGTTCGGGATGCCGACAAGGGCAGCGCCGCGGATTTCCTGCGCTGCCCTCTCGTTGAACGCGAACATGTTTTACAGGGTCATGGGGTAATCTCCAGGCTGCCGTGATGGCCTGGCGGGCCAGTCGGAGTCGCCACGTCGCGGCTGGCCGGCGTGACCTGGACGCAGCCGGCCAGCACGATTACCAACATCAGCCAGAGTGTCTTGATTCTCATTGGCCTGCCTCTCTGCTTCATCCCTCGAAAGTCGGACAGAGCGCGTTCCACTGTTCGGCCACGGCAATGAGATCGAAGATATCGATGGGACTGCCGAAGGGCGGGGCCACGTCGTAAGTGGCGTTGTACGCGCCGGGGTTGTTCCAGCGCGCGGCCACCTGCATGATGTCCTGCACGTCCACGCGACCGTTGCCGTTGAAGTCCAGATAGCAGCCCAGGGCGCGGCAGGCGCTGAACTCCGAGGTGTTGCCGGCCGGGTCGGTGGCGGTCGCGGTCAGCCAGAAGCCGCCGGGTGACACGGGGAATGTCGCCGCAAACGGGCTGTCGCCGCTGCCGTTGGTCGTGATGGCGATCTCGCCCAGGTGCGTCGCGCCCTCGCCGTTGCCGGAGGGATCGCACGTCGCATTGCCGTAGACGTCAATCTTGATGGCGGTGCTGGGCGTGGTGTTGATCGTGCCGGCCACGCTGACGCCGCCGCCGACCGAGGCGCTGGTCAGCGTCGGGAAGTTCTGCAGCAGATTGCCGCCGGTGTCCGGGTCCAGCGGGTCGTTGGGGGTGACGCCATCGTAGTCCAGGTCAATGCCCAGGGCGCCGTTGCTGTGGATCGAGTTGCCCCGTATGCGGTTGCCGACACCCTCCTGGACCTGCAAGCCGTTGCCGCCGTTGTAGGCGACGATGTTGGCATCGCCGGCCGCCAGGCCGCCGATCTGGTTGCCATCGCCCTGGAAGATGCCGACACCCGGACCGCCGCCGCCCTCGATGGGGGAGGTGCCGTTGCCCACTGCGGTCACGCCATCGGCGCCGACGCCGATCTTGTTGCCCTGCACGACGTTGTTGTCCGCACCGGCCGCAGAGATTACAACGCCGCCGGCCAGGTTGCCGGAGATGACGTTGTCGAGGACCTGGTTGCCGGCTGCGGTGGCCAGGGCGACGCCCAGGTATGCGTTGGGCCGCGCTGTGACCCCATCGGCGGCGACGCCGATGTAGTTGCGCTCGACCGTGTTGTTGTCCGTGCCGGCCTCATGGATCAGTACGCCCTCGTTGTCGTTGCCGGAGATGATGTTGCGTGCGGCGTCCACGCTGCCGCCGATCACGTTGAGCGTGGCGCCGCTGGCCAGGCGCACCCCGGACCCCTGGTTGGGAATGGCCACGGCGCCGGCCGGGTCGAGGCCGATGGTGTTGCCCCGCACAAAATTACCCGACGAGGGCCCAAAGATGAGCACGCCCTGGTTTTCGTTGCCCGAGATGATGTTGCGCGCCGGGGCGCTGCTGTCGCCGATGATGTTGCCCGCGCCGTTGTTGATGAACACCCCGGCCACGTTATTGGGAACTGCGGCTGTGCCCGCTGCATTGAGGCCGATGTAGTTCGCCACGACCGAGTTGTTGTTCGAGCCATTGCTGAACACGATGCCGGTGTTGTTGTTGCCGGCGATGACGTTGCGCGAGGAGGGATTGGGCAGGCCGACCGTGTTGCTGCTGGCGTTGGAGAAGGCGACGCCGCTGTTGCCGTTGCCCAGGTCGAGGCTGCCGTTGACGTCGGTGCCGATGTAATTGCCGTAGACGGCGTTGTTGGAGACGCCGTTGGTCAGGTACACGCCATCGCCGGTGTTGCCGGAGATCAGGTTGCGTGTGCCGGCCAGGTTGCCGCCGATGTTGTTGCTGCCGCCGCCCACGATGCCCACGCCCACGGAATTGGGCGTGGCGGCCGTTCCGGCCGCGTTGGTGCCCAGGAACGAGCACTCGACGCGGTTGCCTGTGCCGTCGATGACGATGCCGTAGTCGTCCCACCAGCCGTTGACGACCAGCCCGCGCACCGTGCTGGCGCCGGTCGTTACCTGCAGGCCGGGGGTGGACGGCCCTACCATCGCGCCGTTCAGCACAATGAGCAGCGTCGGCGGCCAGGCCGCGCAGGTTGCGCCGGGCTGCGTCAGTCCGTCTATGATCGTCGGACCGGTGATGGCGGGCAGCTCGCTGGTCGGGCTGAGGGTCTTGACGCCTGCGCCGGCGATGTTGAACGCGATCGTGTCGGACCCGGCGGCCGCGTTCGCCGCGCTGATGGCTTCCCGCAGCGAGCAGTGGGTCGCGTCGCAAGCGCCATCGTTCACGTCATTGGTCGAGTTGACGGTAAACGTAGCAGCCGGCGCGTCCTGGGCCGCGGCCCACGGGATGGCGACCCAAACCAGACATAGTACCAGCAGCAGGCATGTCGCCATGCTGCCGCGGCGCAGGGATGAATGACGATGTTTCATGGGTGTCGTTAGTCTCCTTGTCCAAAAAATTGCCGCTCTGGCCGGTCTCCAACCGAGCCAGGTACGGGTGAAAATGACCAGGCGTGGCTGCCCGGTCCTTCGGTTGGAGCGTGTTGAACGCAGGCGCGGGCTACTGAAGCGCCACCATCACCCACACCATTTCATCTTCGGCGGCATCCAGCGCCACGCCGACCGTTGGGCCGCCCTCGTCCAGCGTGACGCCGTCTACCTCGACCGTGCGCAGGCCGCGGGCCTCCCCGGCCGCGTCGCTGACCTTCAGACGCTGGCCAGGCGTGAGCGCCTCGCCTTGCGCCACCTTGACCCGCGCCAGGCCCTGCACGACGATCAGCAGGTAGTCGCCCGGCTGCGCCGCGCCGTCAGCCGCTTGCACGCTGTCCAGCGCCTCGCCTTCCTTCTCGGATGGCGTGACCGACGCCCGGCTGAAGACCACGCCGACCACGCCCGGCGCTGCCGCGCCGCTCTGCTGCACGCGCAGGACAGGATCAACGCCGCCGGTCAGCGCGCTGTCCACGCCGGCCGCCGCCACCAGGTCGCCCGCCTCCAGCGCGGCATCGCCGGTGTTCTGCGCCACGTACATCAGCGTACAGCCGGTGCAGCCGCCGGTGACATAGATCTGGTCATTGAAGTAACCGGCATACGTGCCGCCGCTATGGGCGACAAGGCCGGGGCTGGTACCAGAGTTGGTGACGTAGGCCGCGCCAAAGTTATTGCCCTGCGAGGTTGCCGCATAGGCGCGCAGCCCGTCGCCATTGCCATCGTTGTCAATGATGCCGGCGTAGTTGGTATTGTTGGCCTGGATATAGGCGCCGTTTTGTGCGCGCACCCTGAAGGTGTCAGTACTCGTGGAACTCCAGTCGCTGGCCTGGCTGTCGGCCCAGACGAACGCCCCGTCGTGGGTGGCCTTGGCTCGCTGGCCGGCTGCGAAACTGTACTGGCCTGACGCGGTGTTGAGGGCGCCGCCTGGTAAGGTGGCATACGCTCCGCTGGCGGTGTTACCGTACCCGCCGCCCACCGTGGAATACCCTCCGCTGGCGGCGTTTTGGTACCCGCCACCCACGGTGGCGTTCCCTCCGCTGGCGGTGTTAAACGTCCCGCCGCCTACGGTACCATATCCGTCGCTGGCTATGTTGCCAAACCCGCCGCTCAGGGTGGCATACACCCCGCCGGCGGTGTTGGCCTGGCCGCCGCCCACGGTGGCGCCCTCGAGGCCGGCGGTGTTATCCCACCCGCCGCCCACAGTGCCGTAGTTGCCGGTAACACTGTTTTCGTAGCCGCTGGCTCCCCCGCCCCCGATGGTTGCGCCAACCAGGCCGGCGGATACACT
Above is a genomic segment from Candidatus Amarolinea dominans containing:
- a CDS encoding right-handed parallel beta-helix repeat-containing protein, translated to MKHRHSSLRRGSMATCLLLVLCLVWVAIPWAAAQDAPAATFTVNSTNDVNDGACDATHCSLREAISAANAAAGSDTIAFNIAGAGVKTLSPTSELPAITGPTIIDGLTQPGATCAAWPPTLLIVLNGAMVGPSTPGLQVTTGASTVRGLVVNGWWDDYGIVIDGTGNRVECSFLGTNAAGTAATPNSVGVGIVGGGSNNIGGNLAGTRNLISGNTGDGVYLTNGVSNNAVYGNYIGTDVNGSLDLGNGNSGVAFSNASSNTVGLPNPSSRNVIAGNNNTGIVFSNGSNNNSVVANYIGLNAAGTAAVPNNVAGVFINNGAGNIIGDSSAPARNIISGNENQGVLIFGPSSGNFVRGNTIGLDPAGAVAIPNQGSGVRLASGATLNVIGGSVDAARNIISGNDNEGVLIHEAGTDNNTVERNYIGVAADGVTARPNAYLGVALATAAGNQVLDNVISGNLAGGVVISAAGADNNVVQGNKIGVGADGVTAVGNGTSPIEGGGGPGVGIFQGDGNQIGGLAAGDANIVAYNGGNGLQVQEGVGNRIRGNSIHSNGALGIDLDYDGVTPNDPLDPDTGGNLLQNFPTLTSASVGGGVSVAGTINTTPSTAIKIDVYGNATCDPSGNGEGATHLGEIAITTNGSGDSPFAATFPVSPGGFWLTATATDPAGNTSEFSACRALGCYLDFNGNGRVDVQDIMQVAARWNNPGAYNATYDVAPPFGSPIDIFDLIAVAEQWNALCPTFEG
- a CDS encoding SDR family NAD(P)-dependent oxidoreductase: MKVQHKAIVVTGGGNGIGRELVLRLLDKGARVAAVDINEAGLQETAALAGEKTERLSLHIANIADRSAVEALPASVPGAARFISKQMQSLLPE